The DNA window aaaaatgtattttcaggTTTTATCATATGAAGGTATTAACAGATGGAGTAAacataaaagatgaaataatttcTTCCAAACCTGAAGTACACTGgacaattttacattttaaagtaaagattttttaaatgatgaatatAAGATACAGAAATATCCAGCCAGATATTTAGAAGTAGTtttgaagacaaaaaataaacaaataatgttAAAGCCAATATGTGGATGTcatatatcatatttttatttaaacttgCAACAGTTTTTCTCTGGCAGGGACCGGACACCACATGGAATGTCTGTCACCTGATGGGATCACAGCAAGTCTCCTGACAGCCAGTGTAGAGAGAGGAGTCCAGACGGCAGGAGCTGGGAGAGCACCGATCAGTGCTGTAGACCAGGTCACTGGGGTAAGAAGAGCCACAGGAGGAGCCTGAGTAGCACAGGTGGTCCCCAAGGGAGtgggaggaaaagtttccagagCAGCAGTAGTAGGACATGTTGACAGGACATGTAACTTACAATGGGAATACTCTAAGTTTGAATGTCACTTTTTCAACAGGGGCATTTATATAAACTTATCATTGACTGTATCATCCACATGGTTTATAAAAACAAGTCTCCTTCCTCTTTTTAATTGAATTGGAAAAGATCAGCATAGTTATACATATGTAGTATTTGTGGGTTTACAACTGGAAAGTGCAGTAATGTTTGTGCCTTGGAATTCAGGTAATAGTATTGAATTTTCAAAGCTCTTAGTCATCCTTCTCTACCAACGGTCACTGAGCAGATCACTCAGAAAACTTTAGATGTACTGTCTGGGCTGAGGGAAGTGggcttaattaaaaataattgatacCCCTTTCAAAGTCTGTCTCAAAATCGTTGCCATCTGGATAGCAAAGTTGTTAACTGATCTACTCAAAGtcattttttcaaaaacaaaaacatacattgACTGTTACCAGGAAGTGGAAAGTTTACCTAATGGACAGTGCCATCAGGAAGGAGCAATGGTACCATGCAGATgtatgaggattttttttaaaatctgatctCGATTTTAATGGCTTTAGTGAAATATTAACTGAGAGATCCCCTTATTTCTGATGTCCCTGCTTAAAATTGTATGCAAACTAATGAGTCAGTCTTAGTTTTTCTGtcatctgtgtgtgtctttactgTAGAATgagttaaatattaaatataaatataaatttctttatattattttggAATGTTAGAGGTTATTTATCTAAGATGctggaaaaaaaacattaaaaatgtggcAAAAATGCCTAGTATTTCTCTCTCTAATAAGAAGCAATGTTTACCACTGAAAGGATTCCCCAGAATCTGAAAAATGCCCCTGTTCTATAGAAAGTTTATAAGGTAATTGCCTTGAACTTTTGGAGCAAAGGAGTCATCTTAAGCAGATTCTTCCTTTGCCTCAGAAAGCAACATATATCACTTTGACTTAAATTGTTTTCAGGTGTTTCTGACAAGtattataaaatttctaaaataatcgtcattttttttgttgttgttctatgACTTGTATTCTACCTTTGTGTAGTAGGCTAATGAAGATTGACAACCTTGAAGAAGAGGAGAGATTAAGAAGGTTTATCTTTCTCTGGCTTCTGTGTTGTTTGATTTGTTCATTTCATAGAAAAACATTTCCCTTCTACTTTTGAACAAAAGTGCTTGGGTACACAAACCTCCATTTTGTTGAGAAAAGGATGTTCAAAATTACTTAATATCTGATCTCATAGAATATTCTTCCACAGAAATAGCTTATATAAGAGTGGATGACATTGAAGCAAGCAAATTCAATTTAGCTGTGTTAAATATTTATATGGATGTTTTGATGTTCAATAATTTATTAACAAATAAAACAGGAAGGTTTGGAATCTACTAgaagtttttttctgtttataattaaGAAGCCTAATAAATAAGAATTGTTTATTACAGAAATGGAGCATGTATTATGTTACCTAGTATATTCAACATGATTGAAGACCAATTTATCTACTCAAAATGTTCAGACTCATAAAATCTACAGTTTGGAAGGGAGTTTTGCAATTACCTTCAGTAATCTACCATGCTGGGATCACATTTGCAATACTTTTTTAGGTGAATATCTAAAAAGTGCCCCCAAGATGGAAATCTCAATTACCTGAAAAAGTACCTTGCTTTAGATTTTTAGCTGAATCTTTCCTCAAAACTTCCACTTAGTAATTTCAAGTCTTCATAGAATGAGTCTCAGCTCATTTCCATTGGACAATACATCAGTTTTTGAAGATAGATGTCTTAAGAGATTTGGCTATACCCACAGGTTATCTTAAGCCATTCCCTGTACCAGGCACTACTCTATTTACAGTTAGAGATGATGAACTTTATGGGAGAGTCTAGAAAAATACTTATACTAGTCCTCTAGGCAGAATATATATACACCATTTGATATATTTACCACATCAGAGGTCCCCAAAGCATTCATTCTCTTTTTCACATTATCATACATTTTGATACCCTCCACTCTCAGTTCAATTTATAAAGATCATTTGTAACTATGAATTTTTCTAACTTGATCTTTCTGTGAAGTTTACCTGGGGTAGACACTTTCTTAATTTCTTGATTTTACTTACCTTCTGTAATAAAAATCCCACTCTATGAGTGAAAACTAAGGGAATAAAAGCCCATTTTTAATGTATACTGCTTATCATTTACTTCTCAGTaacatcaccaccaccaaaaatTACTTAAACTTTATGGGGATAGAgtttttttgagaattaaatttaTTGATGAGTTCTTTCAAGAAGCAAGTCAACTTCAGAACAAAAATTTCTTGACTTAAGTATTTTTATAATGTAATCTTCAAAGCACTCCTGCAAATACTGAACcgttatttttaaatcaaaaactcATGCACACAAGAGCAGCTTGGGTACCTGTGCTATAAGAAAACTAGAATGTAAATGTGTTAAACCCTCATTTAATGTTTGTACCAAATCAGGATTGTAAGTGGGTTATTTCTTCTATAAGGTACACAAGATTTGGGAGATGGAGCAgatattgagggttttttttttctcaatttggtTGCTAAACTTTGAACTAAACAAAAGTCTTCTCCAGACCACAAAGTATTTTTTTAGAGCCTTAAACACAacaaaattctcactgtgttatCCATTCAATACAATATCTTTAAGGATAGGATGAATAAAACACCAATCTTATAGGTACAATTATAGTACAGTAACATTTTTACTTCATGAACAATTACTTTGAAAAACGAATgtaattctttcatttaaaagtcCACATTCATAAAAAAAGGTCTTTGAAGGTTAATGCATTTCATTTTGACTAGAACCCAATTAAGTGTTCTTATTAAAATGGGCACATGCTATTACACCCATTGCTAGAGTACAGTATATAACTGTCCAGTATAGAAGGTAACATTCACACTCACATACTTCCCTCTGCAACTCAGTTGAACTTAGAACTCCTGACAACATGTCTTTCAACTGCAGCTCTGGAaacttctcctccctctccctcggAGGTTACTGGGGGTACCCAGTTTCCACCTATGATTATTTCTACCCCAGCAATATAATCTACCTCCACCCCAGCACTTTCCATCTGGGCTCCTCTCTCCACGGTGGTTGTCATGAGACCTTTTTTAAGCCCGCCAGCTTCCAGACACTCTGGGCTGTGACCAGATCCTACCAGACATCCTACTTCCATCCAAAAAATATCATCTTCCACAGTCCCTGCCATACAAATTACACTGGATCTCTAGGTTTTGGAAATACTGGCCTTGGATCTTTTGGTTATAGAAATACTGGCTTCCAGTCTCTGGGGTGTGGATCCAGCTTCTGCTGCCCAACTTACTTTTCCTCCAGGAATTGCCAATCATCTTGTTACCAACCAGCCTTTAGCTCTCcctttttttggaataatttactGAATGTCTCCCATTACCTCATGGCTATATCTGCACTTTATGAAACTTTAATACTCAGCCTCTCCAACATCTTTGATTACTGACCATATTCAACACTAGGACTCGCTATCACAATCCTCCCAGAAGTAAAAAAAGTAACCTTGGCTTGTAACCTTTTCTAAATCAGACATATGAGATATATCTTGAAGTTTCATTCCTATGCCAATGCTCTGAATCATTTCTGTTACTATTTTAATAAGATTCTTATTTTCCTCCTAAGACTCTTTCACTTAAGTGTATTTCAAATAGATACggcatttaaaataaacttatttctcTAGCATGAATTATGACATTCCAGTTTTTTATCCATATGGTACATTTAGTGAATGCATCCAGTAACTTCAACTGTCTTCATTAGCTAAAcatcttgttgttgttgttttctttgtgtcatgtttcattaatattttgcTGGGTAGAAAAGAGGAAGTTTAGAGAATCTAAATATATGACATATCTTATGTCTTAACAGATTTATATCCCTAAATGGGTGTATTTGTTCATCTAATTGCtttagaaaattttgtttttaggtAGGCATTcgttgaaaaatatttattgtgttctGGTTCTAGACGAGGCATTTATGCTGAATGAAGACATAAattccctgccttcatggaattcacacacacactattttaaCTCACTGCC is part of the Mesoplodon densirostris isolate mMesDen1 chromosome 5, mMesDen1 primary haplotype, whole genome shotgun sequence genome and encodes:
- the LOC132490404 gene encoding keratin-associated protein 15-1; its protein translation is MSFNCSSGNFSSLSLGGYWGYPVSTYDYFYPSNIIYLHPSTFHLGSSLHGGCHETFFKPASFQTLWAVTRSYQTSYFHPKNIIFHSPCHTNYTGSLGFGNTGLGSFGYRNTGFQSLGCGSSFCCPTYFSSRNCQSSCYQPAFSSPFFWNNLLNVSHYLMAISALYETLILSLSNIFDY